The following proteins are co-located in the Tiliqua scincoides isolate rTilSci1 chromosome 8, rTilSci1.hap2, whole genome shotgun sequence genome:
- the ALDOC gene encoding fructose-bisphosphate aldolase C — translation MTHQYPALTPEQKKELSDIAQRIVAPGKGILAADESVGSMAKRLNQIGVENTEENRRLYRQILFSADSRVKKCIGGVIFFHETMYQKADDGTPFVEMVKDKDIVVGIKVDKGVVPLAGTDGETTTQGLDGLSERCAQYKKDGADFAKWRCVLKISENTPSFLAIMENANVLARYASICQQNGIVPIVEPEILPDGDHDLKRCQYVTEKVLAAVYKALSDHHIYLEGTLLKPNMVTAGHACPTKYSPEEIAMATVTALRRTVPPAVPGVTFLSGGQSEEEASINLNAINNCPLPRPWALTFSYGRALQASALNAWRGQRDNENSATEEFIKRAEVNGLAALGKYEGSGDSFGAAGQSLYVANHAY, via the exons ATGACACACCAATACCCTGCTCTCACTCCAGAGCAGAAGAAGGAACTCTCGGATATTGCCCAGCGTATTGTGGCCCCTGGCAAGGGCATTCTGGCAGCCGATGAATCTGTGG GAAGCATGGCCAAGCGCCTGAACCAGATTGGGGTGGAGAACACGGAGGAAAATCGCCGGCTGTATCGGCAGATCCTCTTCAGTGCAGACAGCCGCGTTAAGAAGTGCATTGGTGGTGTCATCTTCTTCCACGAGACCATGTACCAGAAGGCGGACGACGGCACACCCTTTGTCGAGATGGTCAAGGACAAGGATATTGTTGTGGGCATCAAG GTGGACAAGGGTGTGGTGCCTCTTGCTGGGACTGATGGAGAAACCACTACCCAAG GCTTGGATGGACTGTCGGAGCGATGCGCCCAGTACAAGAAGGATGGGGCTGACTTTGCCAAGTGGCGCTGTGTGCTGAAGATCAGTGAGAACACGCCCTCCTTCCTGGCCATCATGGAGAACGCCAATGTTCTGGCCCGCTATGCTAGTATCTGCCAGCAG AACGGCATTGTGCCAATTGTGGAGCCGGAGATCTTGCCCGACGGGGACCATGACTTGAAGCGTTGCCAGTATGTGACCGAGAAG GTTCTGGCTGCCGTCTACAAGGCACTTAGTGACCATCACATCTACCTGGAGGGGACACTGCTGAAGCCCAACATGGTGACCGCTGGCCATGCCTGCCCCACTAAATACAGCCCTGAGGAGATCGCCATGGCAACTGTGACTGCTCTGCGCCGCACCGTGCCACCTGCTGTACCAG GTGTCACTTTCCTGTCTGGTGGACAGAGTGAGGAGGAAGCATCCATTAACCTCAATGCCATCAACAACTGTCCGCTGCCCCGGCCTTGGGCTCTCACCTTCTCCTACGGCCGGGCCCTGCAGGCTTCGGCCCTCAATGCCTGGCGTGGCCAGCGGGACAACGAGAACTCTGCCACGGAGGAGTTTATCAAACGTGCTGAG GTCAATGGCCTTGCAGCTCTTGGCAAGTATGAAGGTTCTGGTGACAGTTTTGGCGCAGCTGGCCAGTCTCTCTACGTAGCCAATCACGCCTATTGA